From the Acidobacteriota bacterium genome, one window contains:
- a CDS encoding ABC transporter permease produces the protein MRQLFSWARILWRGLRRPAQLDADMRDEMRFHIEMETERRIQQGLDPAEARRQAAIAFGGIEKYRGAGRDVLGVTWLRGLSTDTRLGVRMLMKHPGLTLVAVFALSLAIGAGAGYLEFTRDLMHGRLPFPDGERIVGIQNWDQQSGDPEHRATFEFVSWRGRLASIEDLGAYRALNRNLVAEDGRAEPVRGVEISASAFHIAGVPPLHGRPLVPDDERAGAAPVVVLGYDVWTGRFGSDPSVVGRAVKLDQAHHTVVGVMPPGFGFPISHNLWVPLQLGNTAPPGRSGAPLRIFGKLAAGYGTAQAQAELTAIALQAATAFPETQTHIRPVVKLYVQSLWSAVEDSEIQTIVFYAANLFFVGLLVVCGANIATLVFARTATREAEISVRTALGASRARIAGQLFAEALVLTSMAAVIGLAVAYFGLLWVMQVVAEGQGQRTWFWWNDQLSPETFAYAALLAIVAAVMIGVVPALKATGPRVQDRLKHATGGSAPGLKFGGIWTGVIVSQVALTVVFLAVTGTLGWGLFFQNAGDRELTFCADQYVVMRLNMDREVPNGPATDPEEDARFRRRLGARYDDFARRATAEPAVRGISYGSRVPGMNHLSLPIEVEGLAVPDEGVIVKTAATGVRLLTTFNATVVAGRAFTEADLAPGREVAVVDQSFVRHVLGGGNAVGRRYRKAAGREHGAEAGPWVEIVGVVGDLTSETHKKASDAVVYRPTPADATYPLYVAVHVAGDTTPVMWRLRVLGAEVDPSLRLDEVQTLDQLKVADRVAIDFFLRLLGGIGLVALVLATAGVYALMAFTVSRRTTEIGIRLALGASSGRIVMTTFSRALAQVGLGVLVGSVPAVAIAASLGPEVAVSASATTTAVICITAAGVVAVVTLLACYVPARRALDIQPTDALKTT, from the coding sequence ATGCGCCAGCTGTTCTCGTGGGCGCGGATCCTCTGGCGCGGCCTGCGACGCCCGGCACAGCTCGACGCGGACATGCGCGACGAGATGCGGTTTCACATCGAGATGGAGACCGAACGCAGGATCCAGCAGGGCCTTGACCCGGCCGAGGCGCGGCGGCAGGCAGCGATCGCGTTTGGCGGCATCGAGAAGTACCGCGGCGCCGGCCGCGATGTCCTTGGCGTGACGTGGCTGCGCGGGCTGTCGACCGACACCAGGCTCGGAGTCCGCATGCTGATGAAGCACCCGGGCCTGACCCTGGTCGCAGTGTTCGCGCTCTCGCTCGCGATCGGCGCCGGCGCCGGCTATCTCGAGTTCACCCGGGATCTGATGCATGGCCGCCTGCCCTTCCCCGACGGCGAGCGCATCGTCGGCATCCAGAACTGGGACCAACAATCCGGCGACCCCGAACACCGGGCGACGTTCGAGTTCGTCAGCTGGCGGGGCCGCCTCGCCTCGATCGAAGATCTCGGCGCCTACCGCGCGCTCAATCGCAACCTGGTCGCGGAAGATGGCCGCGCGGAACCGGTGCGCGGCGTCGAGATCAGCGCGTCGGCGTTTCACATCGCCGGGGTCCCGCCCTTGCATGGGCGCCCGCTCGTCCCGGACGACGAGCGCGCCGGCGCCGCCCCGGTCGTCGTGCTCGGCTACGACGTGTGGACCGGGCGCTTTGGGTCTGACCCATCGGTCGTCGGCCGAGCGGTCAAGCTTGACCAGGCACACCACACGGTCGTCGGCGTGATGCCGCCCGGCTTCGGCTTCCCGATCAGCCACAACCTGTGGGTGCCGCTGCAACTGGGCAACACGGCCCCGCCCGGACGCTCCGGCGCGCCCCTTCGGATCTTCGGCAAGCTTGCGGCGGGCTACGGGACAGCGCAGGCGCAGGCCGAGCTGACGGCGATCGCCCTGCAAGCCGCCACTGCCTTCCCGGAGACACAGACGCACATCCGGCCGGTGGTGAAGCTCTACGTCCAGTCGCTGTGGTCGGCGGTGGAAGACTCAGAGATCCAGACGATCGTGTTCTACGCCGCCAACCTGTTCTTCGTCGGGTTGCTCGTGGTGTGCGGCGCGAACATCGCCACCCTGGTGTTCGCGCGCACCGCGACCCGCGAGGCCGAGATCAGCGTGCGCACGGCACTCGGCGCCAGCCGCGCGCGCATCGCGGGACAACTGTTTGCCGAGGCCCTGGTGCTGACGTCGATGGCGGCGGTCATCGGCCTGGCCGTGGCCTATTTCGGCCTGCTGTGGGTGATGCAGGTCGTGGCCGAGGGCCAGGGGCAGCGCACCTGGTTCTGGTGGAATGACCAGCTGTCGCCGGAGACCTTCGCATATGCCGCGCTGCTGGCGATCGTCGCGGCGGTGATGATCGGCGTGGTGCCGGCGCTCAAGGCCACGGGCCCACGGGTGCAGGATCGGCTGAAGCACGCCACCGGCGGCTCGGCCCCCGGACTGAAGTTCGGCGGCATCTGGACGGGAGTGATCGTCTCGCAGGTCGCGCTGACGGTGGTCTTCCTCGCCGTGACCGGCACGCTCGGCTGGGGCCTGTTCTTCCAGAATGCCGGCGACCGGGAGCTGACCTTCTGCGCCGACCAGTACGTAGTCATGCGTCTCAACATGGACCGGGAGGTGCCGAATGGGCCGGCGACTGATCCCGAGGAAGACGCGCGTTTCCGGCGCCGATTGGGTGCACGGTACGACGACTTCGCGCGGCGCGCGACCGCGGAACCGGCGGTCCGGGGCATTTCATATGGGTCGCGCGTGCCAGGGATGAATCACCTTTCGCTGCCGATCGAAGTGGAAGGTCTCGCAGTGCCTGACGAGGGCGTGATCGTGAAAACCGCGGCGACGGGCGTGCGCTTGTTGACCACGTTCAACGCGACCGTGGTCGCCGGGCGGGCGTTTACGGAAGCGGACCTCGCCCCTGGGCGCGAAGTGGCCGTGGTTGACCAGAGTTTTGTTCGCCACGTGCTGGGCGGCGGAAACGCCGTTGGCCGCCGCTACCGCAAGGCGGCAGGCCGGGAGCACGGCGCCGAGGCGGGCCCCTGGGTCGAAATCGTCGGCGTCGTCGGCGACCTGACCTCCGAGACGCACAAGAAGGCGAGCGATGCGGTGGTCTATCGACCGACGCCGGCTGACGCGACCTACCCCCTGTATGTCGCCGTTCATGTCGCTGGCGACACCACACCGGTGATGTGGCGGCTCAGGGTGCTCGGGGCGGAGGTTGACCCTTCACTCCGGCTCGACGAGGTCCAGACCCTCGACCAGCTGAAAGTGGCGGATCGCGTGGCAATCGATTTCTTTCTCCGTTTGTTGGGTGGCATCGGATTGGTGGCCCTCGTGCTGGCGACCGCCGGTGTCTATGCCCTGATGGCCTTCACCGTGTCGAGGCGGACCACGGAGATTGGTATTCGCCTCGCGCTCGGCGCCTCGTCCGGACGCATCGTGATGACGACATTCTCCCGGGCACTGGCGCAGGTCGGCCTGGGCGTGTTGGTGGGCAGCGTGCCAGCGGTCGCGATTGCGGCGTCGCTCGGGCCGGAGGTGGCGGTCAGCGCCAGTGCGACGACGACCGCCGTGATCTGCATCACGGCCGCAGGGGTGGTGGCGGTTGTGACGCTGCTCGCCTGCTACGTTCCTGCTCGCCGCGCGCTCGATATTCAGCCCACCGACGCCCTCAAGACGACCTGA
- a CDS encoding GntR family transcriptional regulator, producing MADTSQVDRAYASIKAAIIDGRYPPGAPLSEPVLAGSHGMSRTPIREGLSRLWQEGYLDRIQGRGYFVARVTLQTVHDNFDVRRLLEGAAAARAAELATPDEIALLRELAALPARDYREAEAANARFHLAIARAARNTLATELIERCLGQIDRFLSLGVSPGQFQSGAAEAHLQIVHAIAGRDAAAAKALMEDHLDCGSDRMKHALLRGEISGVGVK from the coding sequence CTGGCTGATACCTCCCAGGTCGACCGCGCCTACGCCAGCATCAAGGCCGCCATTATTGACGGGCGCTACCCGCCGGGTGCGCCGCTTTCGGAACCGGTGCTGGCCGGCAGCCACGGCATGTCGCGCACACCAATCCGAGAAGGCCTGTCCCGCCTGTGGCAGGAGGGGTATCTCGATCGCATCCAGGGACGCGGATACTTTGTCGCGCGGGTCACGCTGCAGACTGTCCACGACAACTTCGATGTGCGCCGCCTGCTCGAAGGCGCGGCGGCCGCCCGGGCGGCCGAACTGGCCACGCCCGATGAGATTGCGCTCTTGCGCGAGCTCGCGGCGCTGCCGGCCCGGGACTACCGCGAGGCGGAAGCGGCCAACGCCCGGTTCCATCTCGCGATCGCCCGCGCGGCCCGCAACACGCTGGCCACCGAACTGATCGAGCGGTGCCTCGGACAAATCGATCGCTTCCTGTCGCTCGGCGTCTCGCCCGGCCAGTTTCAGTCGGGCGCCGCCGAAGCGCACCTCCAGATTGTCCATGCCATCGCCGGCCGCGACGCAGCGGCCGCGAAGGCGTTGATGGAAGACCACCTCGACTGCGGCAGCGATCGCATGAAGCACGCGTTGCTGCGGGGCGAGATTTCCGGCGTCGGCGTGAAGTAG
- a CDS encoding PadR family transcriptional regulator, with translation MSRSADLLPGTLDLLILKSVSLGTLHGYAVLLRIEQITGGALQIQQGALYPALYRLESQGLIESEWGLSDNNRRAKYYKLTTAGRQRLRDESAGWNRLAVAMASALRATSQEI, from the coding sequence GTGTCTAGATCTGCCGACCTTCTGCCGGGGACCCTGGATTTGCTGATCCTGAAGTCCGTCTCGCTTGGAACCCTGCATGGCTACGCGGTGCTGCTGCGCATTGAGCAGATTACCGGCGGCGCCCTGCAGATTCAGCAGGGCGCGCTCTACCCGGCTCTGTATCGGCTCGAATCGCAAGGGCTGATCGAGAGCGAGTGGGGCCTCTCTGACAACAATCGCCGCGCCAAGTACTACAAGTTGACCACCGCCGGCAGGCAACGACTGCGCGACGAGTCGGCCGGCTGGAACCGCCTGGCGGTGGCGATGGCCTCGGCCCTGCGCGCGACGAGCCAGGAGATCTGA
- a CDS encoding carbamoyltransferase C-terminal domain-containing protein, translating to MATLYLGIARARLGPAAALIDTGRGLAACEENRLTRARQAPTLGGPDLAIAELLTFLGRKDRDITATAVVRDEDATPWAVAGRRDVAAHQAHAEYAFRASGFGSALVVICDASVPKGWSAWHYRGTGVTDAVPLDVDAGNFPIARIYSELTAALGLLPARDEHLTEAMARAGVDRQHGLADAIAVADAGMQVPTRFRELVTDAARGDASRQRDVAASVQRRLGECLVELLRRLATASGAKDVCLSGGLFFNTDLNTTAAHCGVFERTFLPAHPGRNGSAMGAALLAAAAAGTPAVSGTSGAYLGPAYDAAQINATLENCKLSFDLQRDEQVVETVLEAIAAGRLVGWFQGRLEWGPRALGHRTVLADPFSPYVLDNLNGYLKKRAAFRTYGVSVPRSRLGDLFVVPAGLTGPPQPSPFMQYEYTPRDPERFRTLLPNGATTVRVHTVGEDEPRYLRLLERWGELSGTPALVNTSFNGFHEPLVCSPRDAIRVFYGTGLDLLAMEGFVLRK from the coding sequence ATGGCAACGCTCTACCTTGGAATCGCCCGCGCGCGGCTGGGACCGGCCGCCGCCTTAATCGACACCGGACGCGGCCTTGCGGCGTGCGAAGAGAATCGCCTGACGCGGGCGCGGCAGGCACCCACCCTGGGCGGCCCGGATCTGGCCATCGCCGAATTGCTCACTTTTCTCGGGCGCAAGGACCGCGACATCACCGCCACGGCGGTGGTCAGGGACGAGGACGCCACGCCGTGGGCCGTGGCCGGCCGGCGCGACGTGGCGGCGCACCAGGCGCATGCGGAATACGCGTTTCGCGCCTCAGGCTTCGGCTCCGCCCTGGTCGTCATCTGCGACGCCAGCGTTCCAAAGGGCTGGAGCGCGTGGCACTACCGGGGCACGGGCGTGACCGATGCCGTGCCGCTCGACGTGGATGCCGGCAACTTTCCGATCGCGCGCATCTACAGCGAGCTCACGGCGGCCCTGGGTCTCCTGCCCGCGCGCGACGAACACCTGACCGAAGCCATGGCGCGCGCCGGCGTGGACCGCCAGCACGGCCTCGCTGACGCCATTGCCGTCGCCGACGCCGGCATGCAGGTCCCCACCCGTTTTCGCGAGCTGGTGACCGACGCCGCCCGGGGTGACGCGTCGCGCCAGCGCGACGTCGCCGCGTCGGTGCAACGCCGGCTCGGCGAATGCCTCGTGGAGCTGCTGCGGCGATTGGCTACAGCATCGGGAGCCAAGGACGTGTGCCTGAGCGGTGGCCTGTTTTTCAACACCGACCTGAACACCACGGCGGCGCACTGCGGGGTGTTTGAACGCACGTTTCTGCCGGCGCATCCGGGACGAAACGGCAGTGCCATGGGAGCGGCCTTGCTGGCCGCGGCGGCGGCCGGTACTCCTGCTGTGTCGGGCACCTCAGGTGCTTACCTGGGGCCGGCGTATGACGCCGCGCAGATCAATGCCACCCTCGAGAACTGCAAGCTGTCGTTTGACCTGCAGCGCGACGAGCAGGTCGTGGAGACCGTGCTGGAAGCCATTGCGGCCGGGCGGCTGGTGGGCTGGTTTCAGGGGCGGCTCGAGTGGGGTCCGCGCGCGCTCGGGCACCGGACCGTGCTGGCCGACCCGTTCTCGCCGTACGTGCTCGACAACTTGAACGGGTATCTCAAGAAGCGAGCCGCGTTTCGGACCTACGGCGTCAGCGTCCCGCGGTCTCGCCTCGGCGACCTGTTCGTGGTGCCGGCCGGCCTCACCGGGCCTCCGCAGCCCTCTCCGTTCATGCAGTACGAGTACACGCCGCGCGATCCGGAACGGTTCCGCACGCTGCTGCCGAATGGAGCGACGACCGTGCGGGTGCATACGGTCGGTGAGGACGAGCCGCGCTACCTGCGGCTGCTGGAGCGCTGGGGTGAGTTGTCTGGCACGCCGGCGCTGGTGAACACCTCGTTCAACGGCTTTCACGAGCCGCTGGTGTGCTCGCCCCGGGATGCCATCCGCGTGTTCTACGGCACCGGCCTCGATCTGCTGGCGATGGAAGGGTTCGTGCTGCGCAAGTAG
- a CDS encoding Crp/Fnr family transcriptional regulator → MQPLAESATHYAPGEVIYSQGDRAEQVMYLESGCIKLSVLSSAGKFGVIAMLNSCQFFGEGALAGQPYRTATARAVGQCSVISVAKTAMAALLYRPDDVSSRFIAHILNRNVRIEDDLIDHLFHPAEKRLARTLLLLAKDLSEGAPLVTVPPIAQETLAEMIGTTRSRVNFFLNRFKSLGFIEYQAGQPLTVNTTLLTALLYD, encoded by the coding sequence GTGCAGCCGCTCGCAGAGAGCGCCACCCATTACGCACCGGGCGAGGTTATCTACAGTCAAGGTGATCGCGCGGAGCAGGTGATGTACCTCGAGTCGGGCTGCATCAAGCTGTCGGTGTTGTCGAGCGCCGGCAAGTTTGGGGTCATCGCGATGCTGAACTCTTGCCAATTCTTCGGCGAGGGCGCCCTCGCCGGTCAGCCGTACCGGACGGCGACCGCCCGCGCGGTCGGCCAGTGTTCGGTCATCTCAGTGGCCAAGACCGCGATGGCCGCCTTGCTCTACCGGCCGGACGACGTCTCGAGCCGGTTCATCGCTCACATCCTGAACCGCAACGTCCGGATCGAAGACGACTTGATCGACCATCTCTTCCACCCGGCCGAGAAGCGACTGGCTCGGACGCTGCTGCTGCTGGCGAAGGACCTGTCAGAGGGCGCGCCGCTAGTCACCGTGCCGCCGATCGCGCAAGAGACGCTGGCAGAGATGATTGGCACCACCCGCTCGCGGGTCAACTTCTTCTTGAACAGGTTCAAGAGCCTTGGCTTCATCGAATACCAGGCGGGCCAGCCGCTCACGGTCAACACCACCTTGTTGACCGCCCTCCTGTACGACTGA
- a CDS encoding sugar phosphate isomerase/epimerase, with amino-acid sequence MNRREAIRTLASAAMATTVPWSGAAQQPFRFGYAAITWGGNDRQALADIEAVGFPGVQLRTAAVDVFGDRPAELKELLARHHLTMVALSSGNLGIDPTLEAEEMARHTRHARFVRDVGGLYLQIIDSRPKRAITSADYRTLGSRLTELGKRTADVGIPLGYHHHMASLGEAPDEIDRVLDAADPRYVRLQLDVAHYLQGGGDPAAAIRKYGSQILFLHLKDVETRSPEPGLVQLRPYRFVELGRGRVDLPAVMKALGEVGFKGWIVVELDAVPDGARSPKEAAELNRRYLTDRLGQTI; translated from the coding sequence ATGAATCGGCGCGAGGCAATCCGAACGTTGGCCTCGGCGGCCATGGCGACGACGGTGCCGTGGTCAGGGGCGGCCCAACAGCCCTTCCGGTTTGGCTATGCGGCCATCACGTGGGGTGGCAACGATCGCCAGGCATTGGCCGATATCGAAGCCGTCGGGTTTCCCGGAGTTCAACTGCGGACCGCGGCCGTTGATGTTTTTGGCGACCGTCCGGCCGAGCTCAAGGAATTGCTCGCGCGTCACCACTTGACGATGGTGGCGCTCTCGAGCGGCAACCTCGGCATTGATCCGACTCTTGAAGCAGAAGAGATGGCGAGGCACACGCGTCACGCGCGATTTGTGCGCGACGTTGGCGGCCTCTATCTGCAGATCATCGACTCACGCCCAAAGCGTGCCATCACTTCAGCCGATTACCGGACCTTGGGCAGCCGGCTCACCGAGCTTGGAAAGCGAACGGCGGACGTCGGCATCCCACTCGGCTATCACCATCACATGGCGAGCCTGGGCGAGGCGCCCGACGAGATTGACCGCGTTCTTGACGCGGCCGATCCCCGTTACGTCAGGCTGCAACTGGATGTGGCTCACTACCTTCAGGGCGGTGGCGATCCGGCCGCGGCGATCCGGAAGTACGGCTCGCAGATCCTGTTCCTGCACCTCAAGGATGTCGAGACGCGCTCACCGGAACCCGGTCTAGTCCAGTTGCGGCCATATCGCTTCGTCGAGTTGGGCCGCGGCCGCGTCGACCTGCCAGCAGTCATGAAGGCGCTCGGGGAAGTCGGATTCAAGGGCTGGATCGTCGTCGAGCTCGATGCCGTCCCCGATGGCGCACGCAGCCCGAAAGAAGCGGCGGAGTTGAATCGCCGCTACCTCACCGACCGCCTGGGTCAAACGATTTGA
- a CDS encoding gluconate 2-dehydrogenase subunit 3 family protein, producing the protein MDRRDVLRGLASGAAAPLLGSLFPDELLAWGREVHLAVGAGQPAADSLPGSVVQTLTAACERIIPADDTPGATAAGVPAFIDRMLRDWHDQAERTRVVAGLESLDALARTRFGRSFAACPSAEQDALLLELDREGPTHWFGAVKYLTIWGYFTSEVGVVRELGQWPLPGRYDGCAPYAPRPRKAQVQP; encoded by the coding sequence ATGGACCGTCGCGACGTGCTGCGGGGATTGGCGAGTGGCGCGGCGGCACCGCTCCTGGGATCGCTGTTTCCAGACGAGTTGCTGGCGTGGGGCAGGGAAGTGCATCTCGCCGTTGGTGCCGGCCAGCCGGCCGCCGACTCACTGCCGGGATCCGTGGTGCAGACCCTCACCGCCGCGTGCGAGCGCATCATCCCCGCCGACGACACGCCTGGCGCCACGGCCGCCGGCGTGCCCGCATTCATCGACCGCATGCTCCGGGATTGGCACGACCAGGCGGAACGAACCCGCGTCGTTGCCGGGCTCGAATCACTCGACGCGCTGGCGCGAACACGATTTGGCCGCTCGTTCGCCGCATGCCCGAGTGCCGAGCAGGACGCGCTCCTTCTGGAACTGGATCGAGAAGGGCCCACTCACTGGTTCGGAGCGGTGAAGTACCTCACCATCTGGGGCTACTTCACTTCCGAGGTCGGTGTCGTCCGGGAGCTCGGCCAATGGCCTTTGCCTGGACGTTATGACGGTTGCGCGCCGTACGCGCCCCGGCCTCGGAAAGCACAGGTTCAGCCATGA
- a CDS encoding VWA domain-containing protein yields the protein MRQAITTALACLLTAAAGHAQGGSPSQQPSATFRTDVNLVEVHAVVTDARGEFVRDLTRDDFKIFESGRVQTPSVFQLVDTPMAAQTRKTTSLTAEPDVRASAARFEGRLYVLVLDDLHTNALRSQSVRRAARQFIERHLADGDLAAVVHTSGRSDAGQELTPSRRLLLAAVDRFHGQKLPSITAERLAVHLNDRDLERAMNSSGDTGSASSSNATSRTEDPRDAERGMNAQRALGAIRNIAKWMSDVPGRRKSLVLFSEGIEYDIYDVFNNRAASSIMADARDAVAAAQRANVTIFAVDPRGLTQLGDEAITIQSLSDDPQVDYGTSRGFANELLMAQESLISLAQETGGLAVVRQSDLAGGLARIERDTSRYYILGYVADPTTSPGKFRKIEVKVNRPGLTIRARRGYVPADLKSAERRDTGVKAGTSPALAAALGNPVPVGDVPMRVWAAPFKGTGKSASVALAVEIDGSALQYRQQGDRFLENLELSIVAADHDGKIRGSDRQTLNLKLKPETHQRLTSGGGVRMLSRIELPPARYQLRVGLHESNGGAVSTVPLDLRFPTTQNCRLRSVDW from the coding sequence ATGCGCCAGGCGATTACCACCGCCCTTGCTTGTTTACTGACCGCCGCTGCCGGCCACGCGCAGGGCGGCTCACCGTCACAGCAGCCTTCAGCCACCTTCAGGACCGACGTCAACCTGGTCGAAGTCCACGCGGTCGTCACCGACGCCCGCGGCGAGTTCGTGAGGGACCTGACCCGGGACGATTTCAAAATCTTCGAATCGGGCCGGGTGCAGACGCCGTCGGTCTTTCAGCTCGTCGATACGCCGATGGCGGCGCAGACGCGGAAGACCACCTCGCTCACCGCGGAACCCGACGTCCGCGCCAGCGCGGCCCGGTTCGAAGGCCGGCTCTATGTGCTCGTCCTCGACGACCTGCACACCAACGCACTCCGATCGCAGTCGGTCAGGCGCGCCGCGCGGCAGTTCATCGAACGCCATCTCGCCGATGGTGACCTCGCCGCGGTCGTGCATACCAGCGGCCGCAGCGACGCCGGCCAGGAGTTGACGCCCAGCCGGCGGCTGCTGCTCGCCGCCGTGGACCGGTTCCACGGCCAGAAACTACCGTCCATCACCGCCGAACGGCTCGCGGTGCACCTGAACGATCGCGACCTGGAACGCGCCATGAACTCGAGCGGCGACACCGGCAGTGCCTCGTCGTCGAACGCCACGTCGCGGACGGAGGATCCGCGTGACGCCGAGCGGGGCATGAATGCGCAACGCGCGCTGGGCGCCATCCGCAACATCGCGAAATGGATGTCGGACGTGCCGGGCCGCCGCAAGTCGCTCGTGCTGTTCAGCGAAGGCATCGAGTACGACATCTACGATGTCTTCAACAACCGCGCCGCCTCGAGCATCATGGCCGACGCGCGCGACGCGGTTGCCGCCGCGCAGCGCGCCAACGTGACAATCTTCGCAGTCGATCCGCGGGGACTGACCCAGCTTGGTGATGAGGCCATCACGATCCAGAGCCTCTCGGACGACCCGCAGGTCGACTACGGGACTTCGCGCGGGTTCGCCAACGAGTTGCTGATGGCGCAGGAAAGCCTGATCTCGCTCGCGCAGGAAACCGGCGGCCTCGCCGTCGTCCGCCAGAGCGACCTCGCCGGCGGCCTCGCGCGCATCGAGCGTGACACCAGCCGCTACTACATCCTGGGGTATGTGGCCGACCCCACGACCTCGCCCGGGAAGTTTCGAAAGATCGAGGTGAAAGTAAACCGGCCCGGCCTGACGATCCGGGCACGCCGGGGCTATGTGCCAGCCGACTTGAAGTCTGCTGAACGCCGCGACACCGGCGTCAAGGCGGGGACATCGCCGGCCCTGGCGGCCGCGTTGGGCAACCCCGTGCCGGTGGGCGACGTGCCCATGCGTGTCTGGGCCGCGCCGTTCAAGGGCACTGGCAAAAGCGCGTCGGTCGCGCTCGCGGTTGAAATCGACGGTTCGGCGTTGCAGTACCGGCAGCAGGGCGATCGTTTCCTGGAGAATCTCGAACTCTCGATTGTCGCCGCCGATCACGACGGCAAGATCCGCGGCTCGGATCGCCAGACGCTGAACCTCAAGCTGAAACCGGAGACGCACCAGCGGCTGACCTCGGGCGGGGGGGTGCGCATGCTGTCGAGAATCGAACTGCCGCCAGCGCGCTACCAGCTGCGGGTCGGCCTGCACGAGTCGAACGGCGGTGCCGTCAGCACCGTGCCACTCGACCTGAGGTTCCCGACTACGCAAAACTGCCGTTTGCGCTCAGTGGACTGGTGA